In Rubrobacter radiotolerans DSM 5868, a genomic segment contains:
- the pdxS gene encoding pyridoxal 5'-phosphate synthase lyase subunit PdxS yields the protein MTEAQQNGNGKTSTFRVKSGMARMLKGGVIMDVVNAEQAKVAEEAGAVAVMALERVPADIRAEGGVSRMSDPEMIAGIQEAVSIPVMAKARIGHFVEAQILEALEVDYIDESEVLTPADEANHIDKHAFSVPFVCGATNLGEALRRIGEGAAMIRSKGEAGTGNVVEATRHMRAITGAVRRLATLEAGELMAEAKQLGAPYELVRQVAENGRLPVVLFTAGGIATPADAAMMMQLGADGVFVGSGIFKSGDPAKRAAAIVRATTNFRDAKVLAEVSKGLGEAMVGRNVRDLPESERLATRGW from the coding sequence ATGACCGAGGCGCAGCAGAACGGCAACGGCAAGACGAGCACGTTCCGGGTAAAGAGCGGAATGGCCCGCATGCTCAAGGGCGGGGTCATCATGGACGTGGTGAACGCCGAGCAGGCAAAGGTCGCGGAGGAGGCCGGAGCGGTTGCGGTGATGGCGCTTGAGCGGGTTCCGGCCGACATCCGGGCCGAGGGCGGTGTCTCGCGCATGAGCGATCCGGAGATGATCGCGGGCATCCAGGAGGCGGTCTCTATCCCGGTGATGGCCAAGGCGCGCATCGGGCACTTCGTCGAGGCGCAGATCCTCGAAGCCCTGGAGGTCGACTACATCGACGAGTCGGAGGTGCTCACCCCCGCCGACGAGGCGAACCACATCGACAAGCACGCCTTCAGCGTGCCGTTCGTCTGCGGAGCGACCAACCTCGGGGAGGCGCTGCGGCGCATCGGCGAAGGGGCGGCGATGATCCGCTCCAAAGGCGAGGCCGGGACCGGGAACGTTGTCGAGGCGACGCGGCACATGCGCGCCATAACCGGCGCCGTTCGGCGGCTTGCAACCCTCGAAGCCGGGGAGCTTATGGCCGAGGCGAAGCAGCTCGGTGCACCCTACGAGCTTGTCCGGCAGGTCGCGGAGAACGGCAGGCTCCCGGTCGTGCTCTTCACGGCGGGCGGCATCGCGACCCCGGCCGACGCGGCGATGATGATGCAGCTCGGGGCCGACGGGGTCTTTGTCGGGAGCGGCATCTTCAAGAGCGGCGACCCGGCGAAGCGCGCGGCTGCGATCGTCCGCGCCACAACGAACTTCCGGGACGCGAAGGTCCTTGCGGAGGTCTCGAAGGGGCTCGGAGAGGCGATGGTCGGGAGGAACGTCCGGGACCTCCCGGAGAGCGAGCGCCTCGCCACGCGCGGCTGGTAG
- the pdxT gene encoding pyridoxal 5'-phosphate synthase glutaminase subunit PdxT yields the protein MAEFSGKRVGVLALQGSVEEHVAALRSLGVEVVEVRDAESLHGLDGLIIPGGESTMIGKALAESGMLDAIRTFFYQGGAVWGTCAGMVLVSAATSVGRQPLLGLMNTMVERNGFGRQVHSFEAELEVEGFEEPFTGVFIRAPYFEMVGPGVEVLAEHEGKVVAARGENILATAFHPELTDDVRFHRYFLEEVLEE from the coding sequence ATGGCAGAGTTCTCCGGAAAGAGAGTCGGGGTTCTCGCGCTCCAGGGCTCGGTCGAGGAGCACGTAGCGGCGCTTCGGAGCCTCGGGGTCGAGGTTGTCGAGGTGCGCGATGCGGAGAGCCTCCATGGACTCGACGGACTCATAATACCCGGCGGGGAGTCGACGATGATCGGCAAGGCGCTTGCCGAGTCGGGGATGCTCGATGCGATCCGGACGTTCTTTTACCAGGGGGGCGCGGTGTGGGGGACGTGCGCCGGGATGGTGCTCGTCTCGGCGGCGACAAGCGTGGGTCGGCAGCCGCTTCTCGGGTTGATGAACACGATGGTGGAGCGAAACGGCTTCGGACGGCAGGTCCACTCCTTCGAGGCGGAGCTTGAGGTTGAGGGGTTCGAGGAGCCGTTCACCGGGGTGTTTATCCGGGCGCCGTACTTCGAGATGGTCGGTCCCGGGGTGGAGGTGCTCGCCGAGCACGAGGGGAAGGTGGTCGCAGCGAGAGGAGAGAACATCCTGGCGACGGCCTTCCACCCCGAGCTGACCGACGATGTAAGATTTCACAGGTACTTTTTAGAGGAGGTACTGGAAGAATGA
- a CDS encoding YebC/PmpR family DNA-binding transcriptional regulator, whose amino-acid sequence MSGHSKWSTIKRKKGAADAKRGALFGKLSRAITVAAREGGGDPEMNPALSLAVQKAKDANMPNDNIDRAIAKGTGAGSEGENFERITYEGYAPGGVAVLVDVLTDNRNRTASDVRYIFTKNGGKLGTSGSVAYLFDRKGVIMVPAEGLDEDDLMLAALDAGAEDVVREGDHFRVTTEATDFMAVREGLEEAGITYEDANLSMEPQNTVDLDASTARQTLRLIDALEENDDVQEVFANFDVSEEVMAEVAG is encoded by the coding sequence ATGAGCGGACACTCAAAGTGGTCGACGATCAAGCGCAAGAAGGGCGCGGCCGACGCCAAGCGGGGGGCGCTCTTCGGCAAGCTCTCCCGGGCGATAACCGTTGCGGCCCGCGAGGGTGGCGGCGACCCGGAGATGAACCCGGCGCTCTCGCTCGCCGTCCAGAAGGCCAAGGACGCGAACATGCCCAACGACAACATAGACCGGGCGATCGCCAAGGGGACCGGCGCAGGCTCCGAGGGCGAGAACTTCGAGCGCATAACCTATGAGGGCTACGCGCCGGGCGGGGTCGCGGTGCTCGTCGACGTCCTCACCGACAACCGTAACCGGACCGCCTCCGACGTCCGCTACATCTTCACGAAGAACGGCGGCAAGCTCGGAACGAGCGGCTCCGTCGCCTACCTCTTCGACCGGAAGGGCGTGATCATGGTCCCCGCCGAGGGGCTCGATGAGGATGATCTGATGCTCGCCGCGCTCGACGCCGGGGCCGAGGACGTGGTTCGCGAAGGCGATCACTTCCGCGTAACTACCGAGGCTACGGACTTCATGGCCGTCCGCGAGGGGCTGGAGGAGGCGGGCATCACCTACGAGGACGCGAACCTCTCGATGGAGCCGCAGAACACCGTCGACCTCGACGCCTCGACCGCCAGGCAGACCCTGCGCCTCATTGATGCGCTGGAGGAGAACGACGACGTGCAGGAGGTCTTCGCCAACTTCGACGTCTCCGAAGAGGTTATGGCCGAAGTCGCGGGCTAA
- a CDS encoding cold-shock protein gives MAQGTVKWFSDEKGYGFISPDEGGEDLFVHHTGITGNGFKSLDEGAKVEYEATQGKKGMQASNVSQL, from the coding sequence ATGGCCCAGGGTACGGTAAAGTGGTTCTCCGACGAGAAGGGCTACGGCTTCATCTCCCCCGATGAGGGCGGCGAGGACCTCTTCGTCCATCACACCGGGATAACCGGGAACGGCTTCAAGTCGCTCGACGAGGGCGCGAAGGTCGAGTACGAGGCGACGCAGGGCAAGAAGGGCATGCAGGCGTCGAACGTCTCGCAGCTCTAG
- a CDS encoding nucleoside deaminase, which translates to MQYPEVKLGLPAWVAEAVRDRTYPDVESRMRLATELAQLNVERGTGGPFGAGVFDRETGRLVAPGVNLVTSAGCSVAHAEMVAIMVTQKIEGTFDLGSDGRDFELVTSTEPCAMCLGAVPWSGVRRLVCGARDEDARAIGFDEGAKISEWEAALAERDIAVLRDVGRERAAAVLRAYADGGGRIYNSRES; encoded by the coding sequence ATGCAGTACCCGGAGGTAAAGCTCGGTCTGCCCGCCTGGGTCGCGGAGGCCGTTAGGGACAGGACATATCCGGACGTCGAGAGCAGGATGCGCCTTGCGACCGAGCTTGCGCAACTGAACGTCGAGCGCGGGACGGGCGGTCCCTTCGGGGCGGGGGTCTTCGACCGGGAGACTGGCCGGCTCGTCGCACCGGGGGTCAACCTCGTAACGAGCGCGGGCTGCTCGGTTGCGCACGCTGAGATGGTTGCAATCATGGTTACCCAGAAGATCGAGGGCACCTTCGACCTCGGCTCCGATGGCCGGGACTTCGAGCTCGTCACCTCGACGGAGCCGTGCGCGATGTGCCTCGGGGCGGTTCCGTGGAGCGGGGTCCGGAGGCTCGTCTGCGGTGCGCGAGACGAGGACGCGCGGGCGATCGGCTTCGACGAGGGGGCGAAGATCTCCGAGTGGGAGGCCGCACTCGCCGAGAGGGACATCGCCGTCCTCCGCGACGTCGGCCGCGAGCGGGCCGCTGCCGTCCTCAGGGCCTACGCCGACGGTGGTGGCCGCATCTACAACTCCCGCGAGAGTTAG